From a region of the Flavobacterium branchiarum genome:
- a CDS encoding RagB/SusD family nutrient uptake outer membrane protein encodes MRKIIYSSLVLLGLILSSCTDGDLEPKLSINKPSTEIKTVGDLKIMLGGAYDIMTTFGYYGRNVMVFGDVRSDNAYANGNSGRFRTSAAMNMTNADSDANDAFLRMYAVIANCNIILDATIVVDPNIVGNEAEINYVKGQALALRALVHYDLVRIYGQQHVAGGDLSSLGVSYVKHFLDSNAMKPKRSTVEEVKSFVYADLDKALSMMDKAYDKGNKKAIRTITIHAIKARVALYFGDWDIAKTASQEVIDNSGARLLTATEYADSFKANLQPNSIFELVFTSDDNLTNNSLFNIYNNTGYGDIVVLEDLKDQFSSSDVRGNMISVQEKFRLRNTGKFIKADVNVVLFRFEEMLLINAESTFRLNEADPLALASLNLLAINRGATPYESISVENILLERRKELCFEGFRFDDIARTKMNMPVVDAVKQTYDDLGLEGITYGSSRYAFPIPLKEMNANPNIVQNMGY; translated from the coding sequence ATGAGAAAAATAATATATAGCTCTTTAGTTCTTTTGGGGCTCATTTTGAGTTCATGTACTGATGGAGATTTAGAACCTAAACTTAGTATAAATAAACCTAGCACAGAAATAAAAACTGTAGGAGATTTAAAAATAATGCTTGGTGGAGCTTATGACATAATGACCACATTTGGTTATTATGGTCGAAATGTAATGGTTTTTGGCGATGTTCGTTCGGATAATGCTTATGCAAATGGAAACTCGGGTCGCTTTAGAACTTCAGCAGCGATGAATATGACAAATGCAGATAGTGATGCGAATGATGCTTTTTTAAGAATGTATGCAGTAATAGCTAATTGTAATATTATTCTAGATGCTACTATTGTAGTCGATCCTAATATCGTTGGGAATGAGGCAGAAATTAATTACGTAAAAGGGCAAGCTTTGGCTTTACGTGCTTTAGTACATTATGATCTAGTGCGTATTTATGGGCAACAACACGTTGCAGGTGGAGATTTAAGTTCTTTAGGGGTGTCTTATGTTAAACATTTTTTAGATTCAAATGCAATGAAGCCTAAAAGAAGCACTGTTGAAGAAGTAAAATCTTTTGTTTATGCAGATTTGGACAAAGCCTTGTCAATGATGGATAAAGCTTATGATAAAGGAAATAAGAAGGCGATCAGAACAATAACAATTCATGCTATTAAAGCACGGGTTGCATTATATTTTGGAGATTGGGATATTGCTAAAACAGCATCTCAAGAGGTTATTGATAATAGTGGAGCTAGGCTACTAACTGCTACAGAATATGCAGATTCTTTTAAAGCAAATCTTCAGCCAAATTCTATTTTTGAATTGGTATTTACTTCTGATGACAATCTAACTAATAATAGTTTATTCAACATATATAATAATACAGGCTATGGAGACATCGTCGTTTTAGAAGATCTAAAAGACCAATTTTCTTCTTCAGATGTTAGAGGGAATATGATTTCTGTTCAAGAAAAATTTCGTTTGAGAAATACAGGTAAGTTTATAAAAGCAGATGTAAATGTTGTTTTGTTTAGATTTGAGGAAATGTTACTAATAAATGCAGAATCTACTTTTAGACTTAATGAAGCAGATCCCCTTGCTTTGGCAAGTTTAAATTTGTTAGCAATAAATCGTGGTGCAACTCCATATGAATCTATATCAGTAGAGAATATTCTTTTAGAACGTAGAAAAGAATTATGTTTTGAAGGATTTAGATTTGATGATATTGCAAGAACAAAGATGAATATGCCAGTTGTAGACGCCGTTAAACAAACGTATGATGATTTAGGTTTAGAAGGGATTACTTATGGTAGTTCTAGATATGCGTTTCCTATTCCTCTAAAGGAAATGAATGCAAATCCGAATATAGTTCAGAATATGGGTTATTGA